ACGACGTCGCAGCAGGACGGTGCCGATCGCGACGATGATCGCCGCGATCGAGAAGACCGCGATCAGATTGCCGTTCACGCCCGTATTCGCGAGGTCGTCGGCCTGAGGGGTTGCCGACGGTGTCGGTGCCGACACATCGACATCGGATGCAGAGCTCGGCCCGGTGGTCGGGCTCTGCTTCACGGTTGGGCGCGTGCCGTTGTCGCTCGTGGAGTCTTGTCCGCCGCGGTGGCCTGGCTCGACGGGCACAATGTTTTCGCCTACCTCGCCACCAGCCTCGGGAGCACCGGTCGGCCCGCCGGGTTCCTGCCGGATCGGCTCATCCACGGGGGGCTGCTCGGGTGCCGGCTCCTCCACCCCCGGATCGGGCGTCGTTCCCCCCGTTTCGACGGGTTCGGTCGGCTCGGGGGTCGGCGTGGGAGTCTCAGGCGGACTCGTCGGCTCTTCAGTGGGCGGCGTCGTTGTCTCCACCGGAGGGGTCGTCGTCTCACCGGGGTCGGGGTCGCCGGTGGCCGTAGCACCACCCGTCGGACCTCCGGTAGAGCCCTCATCTGAGTCGCCGCCCGAGGTCGATCCCGGCTCGGTTGAGACGCCGGTGACCGACGAGGCGCTATTGGGCACCGTCGTCGCCCCGGGCTCGTCCGCTACCAAGTTTTCAGAGACTTGCGTCTCACTGGTTGCACCCGCTGGCTCGGCAGCGGAAGCAGGATCGAAAGACAGACCGACAACCACGAAGCTGCCGAACACCCCAGCGACCGCAAGGGCGAGTGCGCCGGTGGCACGCCGTGATGCGGGCATGTCGGTGTCCAATCTCATCGAGCCAGAAAAGGCAAAGTTACCTAATCGATATATTAGCGACCTTGGAGAGTTTTCACAGCATTTCGTGCGTAGTAATAAAAATTCTTTTGCCCCGCCCAACCCGGAAACGACGAAGGTGGGATGAAGAGCCTTCTCTTCATCCCACCTCGTCAGATTTGAGCGTTAGCCGCCCAGACCTCGTGAGCTACTAGCTCTGGCGGCGACGCACGACCATGGTGGTCGCACCGGCGGCGACCAGCACGAGGCCACCGGCGAGCATGCCGAGCAGCGCAGCGTCGTCAGCACCGGTCACGGCAAGCGAGTCGCCGTTGCTACCGCCGTTGTTCGAGGTGCCCTCGCCGTCCGAAGCCGGGATCGACTCCGAGGCGTCGGCAACGACCGAGAACGCGACGGTCTCGGTCACGTCGTCCTGGGTGGCGGTGATGGTGTAGTCACCGACGGGGAGAACCTCGGACGAGCTGGGCTCGCCGGCGTCATACTGACCGTTGCCGTTCGTGTCCTCGTAGGTGGTGTAGGTGACGGTGCCGGCAAACTCGCCGTTCTCGTCGACCGCGATGTCAGACTCAGGGTCGCCGACCGGCGAGATGACGGTGGTCGAACCGTTCGGCTCGGTCACCTCGATAGTGATCTCAACGCCCGGGGCCCAGCCGGCACCCGCGTAGTTGACGCCCGAGAGCGTCTCGCTCTGGGTGTAGGTGTCCTTCTCGATGCCGAGCGCCGGGGCCTCTTCAGCCTCGGTCTCGGTTGCGGTCGGAGTCGGCTCCTCGGTCTCGGTCGGCTCGGGAGTCTCGGTCTCGGTGGGCTCCGGGGTCTCGGTCTCACCAATGACGAACGACACAGTGGCCGACTCGGTGCCGTCAACGTTCTCGACCACGATGACATAGTCACCGTCGGTGAACGCGCGGTTGTCTTCCCACGAGATTTCGCCCGAGGTGCTGCCGTCTTCCGCGATGACGTACTCGTTGCCGTCGATCGCAGGAACTTCGTACTCCGCCTCGGGGGTAACGAGGGTCACGGTGTACTCGGCGCCCGGCGTGAAGCCAGCGGCGGCCCAGTTGATGGCGGTGGTGCCCGACTCGAGCGAGTCCTCCGACACCACGACGGTCGGGTCCTCGGCTGGCGTGGTCTCGGTCGGCTCCGGAGTTTCTGTCTCAGTCGGAGTCGCCGTCGGCGTCGCGGTCGCGGTCGGCTCCGGCGTCTCGGTGGCCTGCGGGCCAACGACGAAGGCCACGGTGATGGGGTCACCCTCAGCCGGGGTCAACGTCAGGGTGTAGTCGCCGTCGGTGAAAGCCGAGCTGTCGTTCCAGGTGATCTCACCCGAGGTAGTGCCGTCCTCGTCGACGACGTACTCGTTACCGCCGGTGGCCGGCACATCGAACGAGCCTTCGGGAGCTTCAAGCTGAACGGTGTAGGTGGTGCCCGGCTCGAGGCCAGTCGCGGCCCAGTTGACGGCGGTAGTACCGGTCTCCAGCGACGAGGCGTCAACAACGAGCTGCGCCGCGGCGGCATCGTCAGTGGCGGTCGGCGTGGTGGTCGCTGCGAATGCCGGCGTGGCGACGGCAAACACGCCACCAGCGGTCAGCGCTGCCGCGGCAGCAGTGGCAGCAATGCGCTTTGAGAAAGCGGTCATCGTTGTCTCTTCTCTTGTTTGAGGATGCGGTTGCGTATGCGCAGATTCTCAGGATTCCCCAACCCTGCACCCGTCCACAGTTTCACAGGCGGCACTCAGATGCAACAGTTTCGTAACGGAGATGTTTCCAAACGCACCCACAGAATGACTTCCAATATGCGTACGCATCGGCTAGCCAACAGCCGACGCGAAAGTGGCCGGCGCATCCGCCGCGGCCACTTTCGCGTCGATCGGTTCTACTTCCTTACGAGTCAGTCGACTGGAATCGGCGCATGAGCAGGAAGACTGCACCAGCCGCGATCAGCACGCCCGCCCCCGCGAGCATCCCGGTCAATGCCGCCTGGTTCGTACCCGTGTTTGCCAGCACGTCAGCGGCGCCAACCGCATCCGTTGCTGCACTCGGGTCGGATGGTGCATTCGGCCCGTCGCCAGCCTTGGGCC
The Gulosibacter sediminis genome window above contains:
- a CDS encoding LPXTG cell wall anchor domain-containing protein; its protein translation is MDEPIRQEPGGPTGAPEAGGEVGENIVPVEPGHRGGQDSTSDNGTRPTVKQSPTTGPSSASDVDVSAPTPSATPQADDLANTGVNGNLIAVFSIAAIIVAIGTVLLRRRNGRNA